The genomic region CGACGCGCTGATGACGCTGATGGCGCAGGACAAGAAGGTAGAGCGCGGCAGGCTCACCTTCATCCTGCTGGAGGCGGTGGGGCGGGCCGTCGCCGTGAAGAACGTCGAGCCGGCTCCGGTGCGCGACTTCCTCAAGGACAAGCTCGCGCAAAAGGCATGACGCGAGGCTGAACGGCGCTACAGCGTTTTCGCGCGAAGTGGGTACCGGTTCGCGTAAGAAACGCGTCAAAACAAGAAACCAGAGTGGTTCATGGATTGGCTCGGATTCACCATCGTCATTCTCTGCCTGCTGGTCTCCGGCTTCTTCGCCGCGAGCGAGACCGCACTGACGGGCGCCTCGCGCGCCAGCATGCTGCGGCTCTCCAAGCAGGGTAATCGCGACGCCGACGTGGTTTCGCAGCTTCTCGACATGCGCGAGCGCCTGATCGGCGCCCTGCTGCTCGGCAACAACATCGCCAATATCAGTGCATCCGCCCTGGCCACCAGCATTTTCACGGCCTGGTTCGGCGACGTCGGCGTGCTCTATGCCACCGGCTTGATGACCGCACTGGTCGTGATCTTCGCCGAGGTGCTGCCCAAGACCATCGCGATCAACGCGCCCGACCGTATGGCGCTCGCGGTCGCGCGCCCGATGCGGCTGACGATGTACGTGCTGGGGCCGCTGCTGCGGATCGTGGAAGTCATCGTGCGGCTGTTGATGCGCCTGTTTGGCCTTGCCGGCGAGCACCAGGCGATCCTGTCGCCGACCGAGCGCCTCCGCGGCGCGGTCGACCTGCTGCATCATGAAGGCAAGTTCGAGAAGCACGACCGCGACATGCTCGGCGGGCTGCTCGATCTGCGCGAGCTCCAGGTCTCCGACGTCATGATCCATCGCACCGAGATGACGATGATCAACGCCGACCTGCCGCCGGAGGATCTGGTGCGCGAGGTGCTGGCGGCCGAATACACCCGCATCCCGCTGTGGCGCGAGAAACCGGAAAACATCATCGGCGTGCTCCACGCCAAGGATCTGCTGCGCGCGATCCGCGCGTCCGACGGCGACACCTCGCGCATCGACGTCTCCACCATCGCGCTGCCGCCCTGGTTCGTGCCGGAAATGCGGCCCGTCTCCGAGCAGCTCAAGGCGTTCCGCCGCCGCAAGACTCATTTCGCCCTGGTCGTCGACGAGTACGGCGAAGTTGAAGGCCTCGTGACGCTGGAAGACATTCTGGAAGAGATCGTCGGCGACATCTCCGACGAGCATGACGTCGTGGTCGCGGGCGTGCGCGCCCAGCCGGACGGCTCGGTTGTCGTCGACGGCTCGGTCCCGATCCGCGATCTCAACCGCGCCATGGACTGGCACCTGCCCGACGAAGAGGCAACGACGGTCGCCGGCCTCGTCATTCACGAGGCGCGCTCGATCCCCGACCGCGGCCAGAGTTTCACCTTTCACGGCTTCCGCTTCCGCGTCCTCCGCCGCGAACGCAACCGCATCACCGCGCTCCGTATTTCACCGGTGCCGCGCGAGACGGAAATGGAGGAAGCCAAGCGGCGGCGGGCGGGGACGTCGTTTTGAAGCGGTAGCTGTCATCGTCCGCCTTGTGCGCGCTTGCGCACTGGGGCGGACGATCCAGTAAGCCGCAGCGGCTCGATTCTAGCCGCGCCGCCTCGGAGTACTGGATGCCCGCCTTTGCGGGCATGACAGCCGCATCGGCGAGCTAGCTGCCGCCTTCTCCCGGCGCTTGCGCGTGGATCGCCAGCGCGTGCACGCTGCCGGAGAGTTCCGCGGCCAGCGCCGAATTTATCATGCGGTGGCGATCGACCCGGCTCTTCCCTTTGAAGGCGGAAGACACAATATAAACCCGAAAGTGCGTCTCGCCGCTCGGCCGATGGCCGGCGTGGCCCTCATGCAAATGTGACTCGTCGACGACTTGCAGGCTTTCCGGCGTGAAAGCTTCCTGCAACTTGTTGCTGATAGTGTCTCTGATGGCCATCTGGGTCATTACGGTGCGAGATCGCTCTCCGTATTGGATAGGCCGCCTCTAGCGGCCGTTCAAGGACGCCTCAGCATAGTTTCGGCTATGCTTTTCAGCTAATTGCAATGTCAAGACTTGAAGGTTTTTGCATTGCGTAGTCAAAGTCAGCCATGCCGATCGATTCATCAAAGTTCTTCGACTCCATCCGGATCAAGCCGAAAGGCAAGCAGCCGGAGGTGAAGCCGCGCGACGCCGTGGTCAATTGCGAATGGACCGGGTGTCAGAACAAGGGCGCGCATCGTGCGCCCAAGGGTCGCGACAATCAGCGTGAGTACTGGCACTTCTGCCTGAACCACGTGCGCGAGTACAACCAGAACTACAATTTTTTCTCCGGCATGAATGCCGACGCTGTCGCGCGCTATCAGAAAGATGCGCTGACCGGTCATCGTCCGACCTGGAAGATGGGCGCCAATGGCGGCGTCAAGAAGGGCGCCGAGGCCGAGATCGACGGCGCCTTCGATCCGTTCAGCATGTTCCAGGAGCTGAACGGCCGCACCGGCTGGCGCGCCGGCCCGCAGGCCGCGCCCAAGGCCGAGACGCGCAAGATCATGAACGCCGAGCGCAAGGCGCTTCAGGTGATGGGCCTCGGCCCCGAGTCCACGCTCGCCGACGTCAAGTCCAAGTACAAGGCGCTGGTGAAGCAGCACCACCCCGATGCCAACGGTGGCGACCGCTCCACCGAGGATCGCCTGATCGAAATCATCAAGGCGTATAATTATCTGAAGACCGTGGTGCGCGAGGCGTAGGCTTCGCGCGCGCTTTCTTCCCTTCTCCCCTTGCGGGAGAAGGTGGCGCGAAGCGCCGGATGAGGGGTTTCTCTCGGCGAATTCAACTGCAAGATATGAGGGTGTCGAGACAACCCCTCACCCGTCTCGCCGCTTTGCGGCGAGCCACCCTCTCCCGCAAGGGGAGAGGGGAAGCACGCGCTCCGGGCTACGCATTCCCTACGCCTTCGGCATCGCGCCCACATATGACGAGCTCGGCCGGATCAGCCGCCCGGTCCGCTGCTGCTCCCGCGCATGCGCCGTCCAGCCGGCTGCGCGCGCCACGGCGAAGATCGGCGTGAAGGCCTGCCTCGGAATCGCCAGCGCATCGAGCAGGATCGCGGTGAAGAACTCCACATTGGTCTCCAGCGGCCGGTCCGGATTCTTCTTGCGCAAGGCTGCGCGGATATAGGCCTCGACCTCGCCGGCAAACGGCAGGTCGGCGCCGTCCGAGGCCAGCGCCTCGATCGCGGTCTTGAGCACGTCGGCGCGGGGATCGCGCACGCGATAGACGCGGTGGCCGAAGCCCATCATTCGCTCGCCGCGGGCGAGTGCCGCGTCCACCCAGGGCTGGATGCGCTCGCGCGAGCCGATCGCGTCGAGCATTTCCAGCACCGGCTCCGGCGCGCCGCCATGCAGCGGACCCGTCAGCGCGCAATAGCCGGCGGTGACGGCGGCAAACAGATCTGCGTGCGTTGAGGCCACCACGCGCGCGGTGAAGGTCGAGGCGTTCATGCCGTGGTCGCTGGCGGTGACGAGATAGGCGTCCAGCGCCCTGACCTCGCGTGGTTCGGGCGCGCGCCCGTGCAGCATGCGAAGCGTATCGGCAGCCTGGCTCACGTTCGGATCGGGCGCCACGGGATCGAGACCCCTAGCCCGGCGGACGAGCGCGCCCGCAATCACCGGGAATGCGCCGACGATCGTCGCCTCATGGGCGAGCCCGTGCTCGGCGCGAACTCCCGCGACCGCCGCGCGAAATCCGTCGATGATGCCCATGCCGCGCGTTGCCGGCAGCAGCTCATCCAGTCGCGCGAAGGCGCGCTCGCGTGCGGCGCCCAGGCTCGCGCGCACATCGGCTTCGCTCAGCGTGGTCGTGCTGGCGCCGTTCCAGAGCCGGGCGGTGACGCCCTCAAAGCTCGACTGGCTCGCCAGTCGGCCAACATGCTCGCCGGCGATGATCAACTCGCCGCGCTCGCCGTCGACATGGCTCAGCACGGTTTCGGCCGCGGGAACGCCGTCCAGCCCGATCTGGCTCTTGGTGAGGTGGATGTTCATGGCCCAAATCTCCTTTGCACCAGCCAAAGATCAGGCCTCTCGACAGATTGATCAATCTTGATTACATCAATCAATATGAAAAATTCGGAAGGTCTCTACCTCTCCGCCCGGGAAGCCGCCGCCGAGCTCGCGATCTCGCCGGCCACGCTCTACGCCTATGTCAGCCGCGGCCTGGTCCGCTCCGAGCCGACGCCCGACTCGCGCAAGAACCGCTATCGCGCCGAGGACGTCCGGGCGCTGAAGGAGCGTCGGGTACCGTCGCCGGAGCCGCGCGGCCTGCGCAGCTTCGATGCCGATCTGCCGGTCATGGACACGGAGATCTCCACCATCACCGAGGAGGGCGCGATCTATCGCGGCGTCAATTGCGTCGATCTCGCGGAGAACGACACGCTGGAGCACACGGCGACGCTTCTGTGGGACGTCTCCGGCGTCGATCCCTTTGCGCCGGACAATTTTCCCGCGGTGTCCGATGAGATGCGCCTGATCGCGCAGGCCGCGCGGCGCGCCGCGCCGATCGATCGCGCCATTGCCGTGCTGGCGCTCGCATCGAGCGCCGATCCCCGCGCCTTCACCCGCGCGCATGATGGACGTGCGATGGTCGGTGCGCGCATCGTCCGGCTCCTGGTCGCGACCATGCTCAATACGGAGCCGTCCGCCGAGCCGCTGCACCAGCAGATCGCCAGTGCCTGGGCTCCCGACAACAAGCACGCGGCCGATCTCATACGCCGCGCGCTGGTTCTGCTCGCCGAGCATGAGTTGAACGCGTCCACCTTCACCGCGCGTTGCGCAGCCTCGACCGGTCTTAATCTTTATGATTCCGTCATCGCCGGCCTCGCCGCGCTGAAGGGACCGAAGCACGGCGGTGCCGGCGTGCTCGCCTCGCAGCTCGTCAAGGCGCTGGTCGATCGTGACGTCGAGCCAATGGTCCGCGAGCGTGTCGCGCTCGGCGAACGCTTTGCCGGCTTCGGTCACGGCGTCTACAAGCGGGGCGATCGGCGCGCGCAATCGCTGCTCAACGCGCTCTCTCGCGCAGGCGCACCGCGTAAATTCACCAAGGAGGTGCCCGAGCGGATCGCGGAGGCGACCGGCGAACTCGTCAATATCGACTACGCGCTCGCGGTGCTCGTGCACGCGATGCGCCTGCCTGGCGGCAGCGAGCTCGCCCTGTTCGCGATGGCCCGCAGCGTCGGCTGGATCGCACATGCGAGCGAGCAGTTGCAGTTCGGCAAGCTGATCAGGCCACGGGCGAGGTATGTCGGGCCGGCACCGGGGCGGAGGGGAGGCGCTGCTAGCTAGGATCGCTGCTGCGGTCGTCCTGGCGGAAGCCCGTGCTCGGGTACCTGATCAATCCGCAAGCCCTAACACGAACGCCAAAGCAATCCCGATCCGCGCCATATCCTGGCTGCCGAGGCGCCCGATCTTCTGTCCGATCCGTTCGCGTCTCACGGTGATCGGCTTGTCGGCCATCGCCTGCGATCTCAGTCGTAATCCATTTTCGCGGGTTGGCTCGATAGTCACCCGAAAATCCGGGGCGTGCGCCAGTTCGGAAGTCAACTGGCAGATCACGACGGAGGCATGAGTTTCAGGGAAAGCGTCGCTCTGCACGATGACCGCCGGGCAGGGTCTGCCATAGTCGCCCGTTGCAGCGACCGTCACGACGTCACCGCGTTGCATCTGCATCAAACTCGGAGACCGACTCGATCCACTGCAGCGCGTTGCGCTCGCGATCGGGGTCGAGGCTGGCAACTTGCTTCGCCACCCGTCGTCGAACTGACCGCGAGCGAGCATCAGCTACGACCAGGCGCAGTTCGCGCAAGCCCCGCAGCCGCCTCCGCTGGCGCATCATTTTCATTCTTTCAGCGGGTGCAGTCATTGGAAACGATCCCATGTAACGCGTTACAATGTAACGCGTTACGGCTTGGAGGCAAGGGCCGCCACGTTGCGAAGTCCCCAAACCGCAGTGCGCCGCTCGACGCTATCACCCTCGCGGCTTCGCCACCGCCACGCCGCCGCCGTTCCGGCGGCGATAGATCCAAACCGCCAGGCCTACGACGATTGCCACGCCGACCACGGTCAAAATCCACATATGCTTATACGGATGCCCATGGTGCGGCAGCCCGGCATATTCGTGCAGGGCCGACACCGCCAAAACGCCCGGCAGCACATGCGCCGGCGCCCAGACCAGGATCGCCGGGATGTTGATGGCGTAGAAGCGGGCCGGGGGCATGCCGAGCGCGCCCGCCGTGACCGGGACGAAGGCACGGATCGGCGGCACGAAGCGGGCGAAGAACACCGCCCAGGTGCCGAAGCGGTGGAAGAAATTCTCGCTCTGTTCGACCACACGCGGATAATTGGTCAGCGGCCAGGTGTTGAGGATCTCCCGTTGTTGCCGGTGTCCGATCCAGTAGGCCGAACCATCGCCGAGCACTGCGCCGAGCGCCGCCGCCAGCAACACCCATTGCAGCTTGAGCTCGCCGCCTGGGACCAGGGCGCTCAGCGCCAGGATGATCGTCGAGCCGGGGATGACCGACCCCACCACCGGAACCGCCTCGAGCAGGGCCGCCAGAAACAGGGTCAGATAGGCCAGCCACGCATGGGCCGAGACGAATGAAATGAGGGGATCGAGAAAGGACGTCACATCGTCTCTGTGGTGGGATTGGGCCTTGGGGTTCGAACCCTATATCCAGACCCTACATAAGTAACGAGCGGCGGTAAAAGTGCCACCCGCGGGGGCAAGGACGGTGCCTTCGGCACGAAATTCAGGCGTGATTCGCAGGGCAGCCTTCCAAAAATCGCGTTCCTTGCCTATCTAGATGAAAAGACAACGGAACTTTGATCGGGGGGCGGGCTTCTGCCCGCCCGTTGTCTCTGATAGGTTCGCGATCGCACCCAGCCGCAGCCAACGTGCAATAACTGGTCTCGGGATCGCCCGGGACCTCGGAGGATTGATGACGACCGCCGCGATGTCCAAAGTTGAGGAAGTTTCCGGTTTGCCCGACATGAAGGTGTCGGTGCGCCAGGTGTTCGGGATCGACAGCGATCTCGAAGTCCCCGCTTATTCCG from Bradyrhizobium lupini harbors:
- a CDS encoding citrate synthase family protein, whose protein sequence is MKNSEGLYLSAREAAAELAISPATLYAYVSRGLVRSEPTPDSRKNRYRAEDVRALKERRVPSPEPRGLRSFDADLPVMDTEISTITEEGAIYRGVNCVDLAENDTLEHTATLLWDVSGVDPFAPDNFPAVSDEMRLIAQAARRAAPIDRAIAVLALASSADPRAFTRAHDGRAMVGARIVRLLVATMLNTEPSAEPLHQQIASAWAPDNKHAADLIRRALVLLAEHELNASTFTARCAASTGLNLYDSVIAGLAALKGPKHGGAGVLASQLVKALVDRDVEPMVRERVALGERFAGFGHGVYKRGDRRAQSLLNALSRAGAPRKFTKEVPERIAEATGELVNIDYALAVLVHAMRLPGGSELALFAMARSVGWIAHASEQLQFGKLIRPRARYVGPAPGRRGGAAS
- a CDS encoding DedA family protein, whose protein sequence is MTSFLDPLISFVSAHAWLAYLTLFLAALLEAVPVVGSVIPGSTIILALSALVPGGELKLQWVLLAAALGAVLGDGSAYWIGHRQQREILNTWPLTNYPRVVEQSENFFHRFGTWAVFFARFVPPIRAFVPVTAGALGMPPARFYAINIPAILVWAPAHVLPGVLAVSALHEYAGLPHHGHPYKHMWILTVVGVAIVVGLAVWIYRRRNGGGVAVAKPRG
- a CDS encoding antitoxin MazE-like protein, with protein sequence MTAPAERMKMMRQRRRLRGLRELRLVVADARSRSVRRRVAKQVASLDPDRERNALQWIESVSEFDADATR
- a CDS encoding HlyC/CorC family transporter, with the translated sequence MDWLGFTIVILCLLVSGFFAASETALTGASRASMLRLSKQGNRDADVVSQLLDMRERLIGALLLGNNIANISASALATSIFTAWFGDVGVLYATGLMTALVVIFAEVLPKTIAINAPDRMALAVARPMRLTMYVLGPLLRIVEVIVRLLMRLFGLAGEHQAILSPTERLRGAVDLLHHEGKFEKHDRDMLGGLLDLRELQVSDVMIHRTEMTMINADLPPEDLVREVLAAEYTRIPLWREKPENIIGVLHAKDLLRAIRASDGDTSRIDVSTIALPPWFVPEMRPVSEQLKAFRRRKTHFALVVDEYGEVEGLVTLEDILEEIVGDISDEHDVVVAGVRAQPDGSVVVDGSVPIRDLNRAMDWHLPDEEATTVAGLVIHEARSIPDRGQSFTFHGFRFRVLRRERNRITALRISPVPRETEMEEAKRRRAGTSF
- a CDS encoding citrate synthase/methylcitrate synthase, with the translated sequence MNIHLTKSQIGLDGVPAAETVLSHVDGERGELIIAGEHVGRLASQSSFEGVTARLWNGASTTTLSEADVRASLGAARERAFARLDELLPATRGMGIIDGFRAAVAGVRAEHGLAHEATIVGAFPVIAGALVRRARGLDPVAPDPNVSQAADTLRMLHGRAPEPREVRALDAYLVTASDHGMNASTFTARVVASTHADLFAAVTAGYCALTGPLHGGAPEPVLEMLDAIGSRERIQPWVDAALARGERMMGFGHRVYRVRDPRADVLKTAIEALASDGADLPFAGEVEAYIRAALRKKNPDRPLETNVEFFTAILLDALAIPRQAFTPIFAVARAAGWTAHAREQQRTGRLIRPSSSYVGAMPKA
- a CDS encoding BolA family transcriptional regulator is translated as MAIRDTISNKLQEAFTPESLQVVDESHLHEGHAGHRPSGETHFRVYIVSSAFKGKSRVDRHRMINSALAAELSGSVHALAIHAQAPGEGGS
- a CDS encoding J domain-containing protein is translated as MPIDSSKFFDSIRIKPKGKQPEVKPRDAVVNCEWTGCQNKGAHRAPKGRDNQREYWHFCLNHVREYNQNYNFFSGMNADAVARYQKDALTGHRPTWKMGANGGVKKGAEAEIDGAFDPFSMFQELNGRTGWRAGPQAAPKAETRKIMNAERKALQVMGLGPESTLADVKSKYKALVKQHHPDANGGDRSTEDRLIEIIKAYNYLKTVVREA
- a CDS encoding type II toxin-antitoxin system PemK/MazF family toxin, with amino-acid sequence MQMQRGDVVTVAATGDYGRPCPAVIVQSDAFPETHASVVICQLTSELAHAPDFRVTIEPTRENGLRLRSQAMADKPITVRRERIGQKIGRLGSQDMARIGIALAFVLGLAD